A window from Cygnus olor isolate bCygOlo1 chromosome 13, bCygOlo1.pri.v2, whole genome shotgun sequence encodes these proteins:
- the LOC121077409 gene encoding HEPACAM family member 2-like: MLALPLLVLLASARGGPAAGLALTARTLFPCYSADLKPASEVLVSASGCTVLFSVEPPAAGTTASWEYESGPRKAVIATYVPNKSAEISGIYEGRVSFNETDFSLQMVLRWWDGGLYRFRSESEATGWFELRVVEPLSEPEILGNSSVEVGGNTKLFCNVLEGQVDLYWWKRNGELLMESNGLHFVHNNTLEIHRALMNDTGYYTCIVSNAVSQNETSFLLRVHSNDKAFLPIILVFVSIGLLAGIFVWCRLRSSRDDRSR, translated from the exons ATGCTCGCCCTTCCCCTCCTCGTCCTCCTGGCCTCCGCCAGGGGAGGCCCAGCGGCCGGCCTGGCCCTCACAG CCCGCACGCTCTTCCCGTGCTACTCTGCTGACCTCAAGCCGGCGTCCGAGGTCCTCGTCTCAGCCAGCGGCTGCACCGTGCTCTTCAGCGTCGAGCCGCCGGCAGCCGGCACAACGGCGTCCTGGGAGTACGAATCCGGCCCGCGCAAGGCGGTCATCGCCACGTACGTTCCCAACAAGTCGGCCGAGATCTCCGGCATCTACGAGGGCCGCGTGAGCTTCAACGAGACGGACTTCTCGCTGCAGATGGTGCTGCGGTGGTGGGACGGGGGGCTCTACCGCTTCCGCTCCGAGTCGGAGGCCACGGGCTGGTTCGAGCTGCGCGTGGTCG AGCCGCTCTCCGAGCCAGAAATCCTGGGCAACTCATCGGTGGAGGTGGGAGGCAACACCAAGCTTTTCTGCAACGTGTTGGAGGGGCAGGTGGACTTGTACTGGTGGAAGAGGAACGGGGAGCTGCTGATGGAGAGCAACGGCCTCCACTTCGTCCACAACAACACGCTGGAGATCCACCGAGCCTTGATGAACGACACCGGCTACTACACGTGCATAGTCAGCAACGCGGTCAGCCAGAACGAGACCTCCTTCCTGCTGCGCGTCCACA gcaacGACAAGGCGTTTTTACCCATCATCCTGGTGTTCGTTAGCATCGGCTTGCTGGCAG GGATCTTTGTCTGGTGCAGGTTGAGGAGCAGCCGAGACGATCGCTCTAG GTAA
- the LOC121077259 gene encoding HEPACAM family member 2-like, producing MLALPLLVLLASARGGPAAGLALTARTLFPCYSADLKPASEVLVSASGCTVLFSVEPPAAGTTASWEYESGPRKAVIATYVPNKSAEISGIYEGRVSFNETDFSLQMVLRWWDGGLYRFRSESEATGWFELRVVEPLSEPEILGNSSVEVGGNTKLFCNVLEGQVDLYWWKRNGELLMESNGLHFVHNNTLEIHRALMNDTGYYTCIVSNAVSQNETSFLLRVHNNDKAFFIIILVFVCIGLLAGIFNWCRLRNIPDDDYE from the exons ATGCTCGCCCTTCCCCTCCTCGTCCTCCTGGCCTCCGCCAGGGGAGGCCCAGCGGCCGGCCTGGCCCTCACAG CCCGCACGCTCTTCCCGTGCTACTCTGCTGACCTCAAGCCGGCGTCCGAGGTCCTCGTCTCAGCCAGCGGCTGCACCGTGCTCTTCAGCGTCGAGCCGCCGGCAGCCGGCACAACGGCGTCCTGGGAGTACGAATCCGGCCCGCGCAAGGCGGTCATCGCCACGTACGTTCCCAACAAGTCGGCCGAGATCTCCGGCATCTACGAGGGCCGCGTGAGCTTCAACGAGACGGACTTCTCGCTGCAGATGGTGCTGCGGTGGTGGGACGGGGGGCTCTACCGCTTCCGCTCCGAGTCGGAGGCCACGGGCTGGTTCGAGCTGCGCGTGGTCG AGCCGCTCTCCGAGCCAGAAATCCTGGGCAACTCATCGGTGGAGGTGGGAGGCAACACCAAGCTTTTCTGCAACGTGTTGGAGGGGCAGGTGGACTTGTACTGGTGGAAGAGGAACGGGGAGCTGCTGATGGAGAGCAACGGCCTCCACTTCGTCCACAACAACACGCTGGAGATCCACCGAGCCTTGATGAACGACACCGGCTACTACACGTGCATAGTCAGCAACGCGGTCAGCCAGAACGAGACCTCCTTCCTGCTGCGCGTCCACA acaatGACAAGGCGTTTTTCATCATCATCCTGGTATTCGTTTGCATTGGCTTGCTGGCAG GGATCTTCAACTGGTGCAGGTTGAGGAACATCCCTGATGATGACTATGAGTAa
- the HDAC8 gene encoding histone deacetylase 8 isoform X2, with product MAAVPPVAYVYSPEYMARCDALCKAPRRASMVHSLIEAYSLLEHMTIVKPKVATMEEMASFHTDAYLQHLQKVSEEGDDDHPESVEYGLEETSDAGSHPQVTTVRLPRGSLTMRQPWGEPPSPQPSACWTASARDEASGFCYLNDAVLGILRLRQKFDRVLYIDLDLHHGDGVEDAFSFTSKVMTVSLHKFSPGFFPGTGDVTDVGLGKGRYYSVNVPIQDGIQDEKYYQICETVLKEVYAAFNPEAVVLQLGADTIAGDPMCSFNMTPEGVGKCLKYILQWQLATLILGGGGYNLANTARCWTYLTGVILGRTLSSEIPDHEFFTEYGPDYVLEITPSCRPDRNEPQRIQEILNLIKGNLKHVV from the exons ATGGCGGCCGTGCCGCCGGTGGCCTACGTGTACAGCCCCGAGTACATGGCCCGCTGCGACGCGCTCTGCAAGGCGCCCCGCCGG GCCAGCATGGTGCACTCGCTGATCGAGGCGTACTCGCTGCTGGAGCACATGAC GATAGTCAAGCCGAAGGTGGCTACCATGGAGGAGATGGCGAGCTTCCACACGGACGCTtacctgcagcacctgcagaagGTCAGCGAGGAGGGGGATGACGACCATCCGGAGTCCGTGGAGTATGGATTGG AGGAAACGTCCGACGCTGGCTCTCACCCGCAGGTTACGACTGTCCGGCTACCGAGGGGATCTTTGACTATGCGGCAGCCGTGGGGGGAGCCACCATCACCGCAGCCCAGTGCCTGCTGGACGGCAAGTGCAAG AGATGAAGCTTCAGGCTTTTGTTACCTGAACGACGCTGTCTTGGGGATCCTGCGGCTGCGCCAGAAATTTGACCGAGTCCTTTACATTGACTTGGATTTGCATCACGGGGATG GGGTTGAAGATGCCTTTAGCTTCACCTCAAAAGTTATGACTGTTTCTCTGCACAAGTTTTCGCCAGGATTTTTCCCAG gcaCAGGCGATGTGACAGATGTCGGCTTGGGGAAGGGTCGCTATTACAGCGTGAACGTGCCTATTCAAGATGGCATTCAGGATGAGAAATATTACCAGATCTGTGAAAC CGTGCTGAAGGAGGTGTACGCTGCCTTCAACCCGGAGGCggtggtgctgcagctgggagctgacACCATCGCTGGTGACCCCATGTGCTCCTTCAACATGACCCCCGAGGGAGTGGGCAAGTGCCTGAAGTACATCCTGCAGTGGCAGCTGGCGACTCTCATCCTGGGAGGAG GAGGCTACAACCTTGCCAACACGGCCCGCTGCTGGACGTACTTGACTGGGGTTATCCTTGGGAGAACGCTGTCCTCGGAGATCCCCGATCACGAG ttCTTCACGGAGTATGGTCCTGACTACGTGCTGGAGATCACGCCCAGCTGCAGACCAGACCGCAATGAGCCACAGAGAATTCAAGAAATTCTCAACTTGATCAAAG GGAATCTGAAGCACGTCGTGTAG
- the HDAC8 gene encoding histone deacetylase 8 isoform X1: MAAVPPVAYVYSPEYMARCDALCKAPRRASMVHSLIEAYSLLEHMTIVKPKVATMEEMASFHTDAYLQHLQKVSEEGDDDHPESVEYGLGYDCPATEGIFDYAAAVGGATITAAQCLLDGKCKVAINWPGGWHHAKKDEASGFCYLNDAVLGILRLRQKFDRVLYIDLDLHHGDGVEDAFSFTSKVMTVSLHKFSPGFFPGTGDVTDVGLGKGRYYSVNVPIQDGIQDEKYYQICETVLKEVYAAFNPEAVVLQLGADTIAGDPMCSFNMTPEGVGKCLKYILQWQLATLILGGGGYNLANTARCWTYLTGVILGRTLSSEIPDHEFFTEYGPDYVLEITPSCRPDRNEPQRIQEILNLIKGNLKHVV; this comes from the exons ATGGCGGCCGTGCCGCCGGTGGCCTACGTGTACAGCCCCGAGTACATGGCCCGCTGCGACGCGCTCTGCAAGGCGCCCCGCCGG GCCAGCATGGTGCACTCGCTGATCGAGGCGTACTCGCTGCTGGAGCACATGAC GATAGTCAAGCCGAAGGTGGCTACCATGGAGGAGATGGCGAGCTTCCACACGGACGCTtacctgcagcacctgcagaagGTCAGCGAGGAGGGGGATGACGACCATCCGGAGTCCGTGGAGTATGGATTGG GTTACGACTGTCCGGCTACCGAGGGGATCTTTGACTATGCGGCAGCCGTGGGGGGAGCCACCATCACCGCAGCCCAGTGCCTGCTGGACGGCAAGTGCAAGGTAGCGATTAACTGGCCTGGAGGGTGGCATCACGCGAAGAA AGATGAAGCTTCAGGCTTTTGTTACCTGAACGACGCTGTCTTGGGGATCCTGCGGCTGCGCCAGAAATTTGACCGAGTCCTTTACATTGACTTGGATTTGCATCACGGGGATG GGGTTGAAGATGCCTTTAGCTTCACCTCAAAAGTTATGACTGTTTCTCTGCACAAGTTTTCGCCAGGATTTTTCCCAG gcaCAGGCGATGTGACAGATGTCGGCTTGGGGAAGGGTCGCTATTACAGCGTGAACGTGCCTATTCAAGATGGCATTCAGGATGAGAAATATTACCAGATCTGTGAAAC CGTGCTGAAGGAGGTGTACGCTGCCTTCAACCCGGAGGCggtggtgctgcagctgggagctgacACCATCGCTGGTGACCCCATGTGCTCCTTCAACATGACCCCCGAGGGAGTGGGCAAGTGCCTGAAGTACATCCTGCAGTGGCAGCTGGCGACTCTCATCCTGGGAGGAG GAGGCTACAACCTTGCCAACACGGCCCGCTGCTGGACGTACTTGACTGGGGTTATCCTTGGGAGAACGCTGTCCTCGGAGATCCCCGATCACGAG ttCTTCACGGAGTATGGTCCTGACTACGTGCTGGAGATCACGCCCAGCTGCAGACCAGACCGCAATGAGCCACAGAGAATTCAAGAAATTCTCAACTTGATCAAAG GGAATCTGAAGCACGTCGTGTAG
- the RPS4X gene encoding 40S ribosomal protein S4, X isoform, which translates to MARGPKKHLKRVAAPKHWMLDKLTGVFAPRPSTGPHKLRECLPLIIFLRNRLKYALTGDEVKKICMQRFIKIDGKVRTDITYPAGFMDVISIEKTGEHFRLVYDTKGRFAVHRITAEEAKYKLCKVRKIFVGTKGIPHLVTHDARTIRYPDPLIKVNDTIQIDLETGKITDFIKFDTGNLCMVTGGANLGRIGVITNRERHPGSFDVVHVKDANGNSFATRLSNIFVIGKGNKPWISLPRGKGIRLTIAEERDKRLAAKQSSG; encoded by the exons ATG GCCCGCGGCCCCAAGAAGCACCTGAAGCGTGTGGCGGCGCCGAAGCACTGGATGCTGGACAAGCTGACCGGCGTCTTC GCGCCCCGTCCGTCGACGGGCCCTCACAAGCTGAGGGAGTGCCTCCCGCTCATCATCTTCCTGAGGAACAGGCTGAAGTACGCCCTGACCGGCGACGAGGTGAAGAAGATTTGCATGCAGAGGTTCATCAAGATCGACGGCAAAGTTCGCACGGACATCACCTACCCTGCAGGCTTCATGG ATGTCATCAGCATCGAGAAGACGGGCGAGCACTTCCGCTTGGTGTATGATACCAAGGGCCGGTTTGCCGTTCACCGCATCACAGCTGAAGAGGCCAAG TACAAGCTGTGCAAGGTGAGGAAGATCTTCGTGGGCACCAAAGGAATCCCTCACCTGGTGACCCATGATGCCCGCACCATCCGCTACCCGGACCCCCTCATCAAGGTGAACGACACGATCCAGATTGACCTGGAGACTGGAAAGATCACGGACTTCATCAAGTTTGACACAG GTAACCTGTGCATGGTGACCGGTGGTGCCAACTTGGGCCGTATCGGGGTGATCACCAACCGGGAGAGACACCCCGGCTCGTTTGACGTGGTTCACGTGAAGGACGCCAATGGCAACAGCTTTGCCACCAGGctctcaaacatttttgttattggCAAG GGCAACAAGCCGTGGATCTCCCTGCCCCGTGGAAAGGGCATCCGGCTGACCATCGCTGAAGAGAGAGACAAGAGACTGGCGGCCAAACAGAGCAGCGGGTAA
- the HDAC8 gene encoding histone deacetylase 8 isoform X3, with protein sequence MEEMASFHTDAYLQHLQKVSEEGDDDHPESVEYGLGYDCPATEGIFDYAAAVGGATITAAQCLLDGKCKVAINWPGGWHHAKKDEASGFCYLNDAVLGILRLRQKFDRVLYIDLDLHHGDGVEDAFSFTSKVMTVSLHKFSPGFFPGTGDVTDVGLGKGRYYSVNVPIQDGIQDEKYYQICETVLKEVYAAFNPEAVVLQLGADTIAGDPMCSFNMTPEGVGKCLKYILQWQLATLILGGGGYNLANTARCWTYLTGVILGRTLSSEIPDHEFFTEYGPDYVLEITPSCRPDRNEPQRIQEILNLIKGNLKHVV encoded by the exons ATGGAGGAGATGGCGAGCTTCCACACGGACGCTtacctgcagcacctgcagaagGTCAGCGAGGAGGGGGATGACGACCATCCGGAGTCCGTGGAGTATGGATTGG GTTACGACTGTCCGGCTACCGAGGGGATCTTTGACTATGCGGCAGCCGTGGGGGGAGCCACCATCACCGCAGCCCAGTGCCTGCTGGACGGCAAGTGCAAGGTAGCGATTAACTGGCCTGGAGGGTGGCATCACGCGAAGAA AGATGAAGCTTCAGGCTTTTGTTACCTGAACGACGCTGTCTTGGGGATCCTGCGGCTGCGCCAGAAATTTGACCGAGTCCTTTACATTGACTTGGATTTGCATCACGGGGATG GGGTTGAAGATGCCTTTAGCTTCACCTCAAAAGTTATGACTGTTTCTCTGCACAAGTTTTCGCCAGGATTTTTCCCAG gcaCAGGCGATGTGACAGATGTCGGCTTGGGGAAGGGTCGCTATTACAGCGTGAACGTGCCTATTCAAGATGGCATTCAGGATGAGAAATATTACCAGATCTGTGAAAC CGTGCTGAAGGAGGTGTACGCTGCCTTCAACCCGGAGGCggtggtgctgcagctgggagctgacACCATCGCTGGTGACCCCATGTGCTCCTTCAACATGACCCCCGAGGGAGTGGGCAAGTGCCTGAAGTACATCCTGCAGTGGCAGCTGGCGACTCTCATCCTGGGAGGAG GAGGCTACAACCTTGCCAACACGGCCCGCTGCTGGACGTACTTGACTGGGGTTATCCTTGGGAGAACGCTGTCCTCGGAGATCCCCGATCACGAG ttCTTCACGGAGTATGGTCCTGACTACGTGCTGGAGATCACGCCCAGCTGCAGACCAGACCGCAATGAGCCACAGAGAATTCAAGAAATTCTCAACTTGATCAAAG GGAATCTGAAGCACGTCGTGTAG